From Chlorogloeopsis sp. ULAP01, a single genomic window includes:
- a CDS encoding sulfonate ABC transporter substrate-binding protein has translation MVATVKPQSLKIFRRFTLLLMPGIFTLVTSLTLVGCTQQSQKAENRSSASNVSDTKPSGIKTKVLRMGYQQAGDLVRITKVLEKRLEPLGVKVEWAQFAQGPQLMEAMNVGKIDLGSVGETPPIFAQAAGAEIVYVVGRRRTEKTGKGSAIAVPPDSPIKSVKDIKGQKVVFQKASASHYFIIRALEEAGLKYSDIQVLSIPNVEAASAFLEGKIPVWVSGDPHLARAEKLGKARIIRTAQGLDSPGGYYIAGKQFAIENPELLRIVIEEIDKIDRWAEAHPQETAKLIAPEQKLPPDVMKLVLSRRSYGLRAISPELIKEQQRIADYFYKNGLLPKPLNVQEAMLTPEQYAAITPPTISQK, from the coding sequence ATGGTTGCAACAGTCAAACCTCAGTCTCTAAAAATATTTCGCCGCTTTACACTGCTGTTAATGCCAGGAATATTCACCTTGGTAACTTCGTTAACGTTAGTCGGTTGTACACAACAAAGCCAAAAAGCAGAAAATCGGTCTTCTGCTAGTAACGTATCGGATACTAAACCATCTGGTATTAAGACCAAAGTACTCCGCATGGGGTATCAACAAGCAGGCGATCTGGTCAGAATAACGAAAGTATTGGAAAAGCGCTTAGAACCTTTGGGTGTGAAGGTGGAGTGGGCGCAATTTGCCCAAGGGCCACAACTGATGGAAGCCATGAATGTGGGTAAAATAGATTTGGGTTCCGTTGGGGAAACTCCTCCTATCTTTGCCCAAGCTGCTGGTGCTGAGATTGTTTATGTTGTTGGTCGAAGACGTACTGAAAAGACTGGTAAAGGAAGCGCGATCGCAGTTCCTCCAGATTCTCCGATTAAGAGCGTTAAAGATATCAAAGGACAAAAAGTAGTCTTCCAAAAAGCTTCTGCATCTCACTATTTCATTATCAGAGCATTGGAAGAGGCTGGTTTGAAATACAGTGATATTCAAGTTCTCAGTATACCTAATGTAGAAGCTGCTAGTGCATTTCTAGAAGGGAAAATTCCTGTTTGGGTAAGTGGCGATCCTCATTTAGCTAGGGCTGAAAAATTGGGTAAGGCTCGAATTATCAGGACTGCTCAAGGGCTTGATTCACCTGGTGGATACTATATTGCTGGCAAGCAGTTTGCAATTGAGAATCCAGAGTTGCTGCGGATAGTGATTGAGGAGATTGATAAGATTGATCGTTGGGCTGAAGCGCATCCCCAAGAGACTGCAAAGCTGATTGCGCCAGAGCAAAAACTACCTCCAGACGTGATGAAATTGGTACTCAGTCGTCGCAGCTATGGATTGAGAGCTATTTCTCCAGAACTGATCAAGGAGCAACAACGGATTGCAGATTACTTCTATAAAAATGGCTTACTTCCCAAACCTCTCAATGTTCAAGAAGCGATGCTGACACCTGAGCAGTATGCAGCAATTACTCCGCCCACAATTAGCCAGAAATAG
- a CDS encoding TauD/TfdA family dioxygenase, translating to MTSKYFDIQPVAGRIGAEIVGVDLSSDLSDDIISDIRKTLVQYKVIFFRRQQLDAKGQVAFAQRFGKVTTAHPTVPSLPGHPEVLDLDYGRTATRANNWHTDVTFVDRPPLGSILRAIEIPAVGGDTIWANSVSAYQNLPEHLRDIADKLWAVHSNAYDYAEAAVSLSEELKAYRAVFTSTVYETLHPVVRVHPESGERGLFIGGFVRQIKGLSTTESDDIIRLLQSYVTRPENTVRWRWQVGDVAFWDNRATQHYAIADYGNQPRRVQRVTIAGDLPVSIDGKHSEAIKGDSSAYIPSLAVA from the coding sequence ATGACTTCTAAATACTTCGATATTCAACCAGTTGCAGGACGTATTGGAGCTGAAATTGTAGGTGTTGATTTGAGTAGTGACCTCAGCGACGATATCATCAGTGATATCCGTAAAACCCTAGTCCAATACAAGGTAATTTTCTTCCGTCGCCAGCAGCTTGATGCTAAAGGGCAAGTAGCTTTTGCTCAACGCTTCGGTAAAGTCACCACTGCTCACCCTACCGTACCATCTCTACCTGGACACCCAGAAGTCCTGGATCTAGATTATGGTCGAACTGCCACTCGTGCAAATAATTGGCATACCGATGTCACCTTTGTAGATCGCCCGCCGCTTGGTTCTATTCTACGAGCAATTGAAATTCCTGCCGTTGGAGGTGATACAATTTGGGCAAATTCTGTTAGTGCATACCAAAATTTACCAGAACATTTGCGTGATATTGCTGATAAACTTTGGGCTGTGCACAGCAATGCCTACGATTACGCGGAAGCCGCAGTCAGTCTTTCTGAAGAACTCAAAGCTTATCGGGCTGTTTTTACTTCCACAGTATATGAAACCCTGCATCCCGTTGTTCGCGTCCATCCAGAGTCTGGAGAGCGCGGGTTGTTTATCGGTGGTTTCGTGCGTCAAATCAAAGGACTATCAACTACAGAATCGGACGACATTATTCGGCTGTTGCAGTCCTACGTAACACGTCCAGAAAACACAGTCCGTTGGCGTTGGCAAGTTGGTGATGTGGCATTCTGGGATAACCGTGCTACTCAACATTATGCGATCGCTGATTATGGTAATCAACCTCGTCGCGTTCAGCGAGTAACGATTGCTGGTGATTTGCCAGTTAGCATTGACGGCAAACACAGTGAGGCAATCAAAGGTGATTCTTCTGCTTATATCCCTAGCTTGGCTGTTGCTTAA
- a CDS encoding LLM class flavin-dependent oxidoreductase yields MSTKRQLRLGAFLMSSGHHVAAWRHPDAQADGGLNFEHFRQIAQTAERGKFDMIFFADGVAVRQRGQGTEALSRSVTVHFEPLTLLSALSVVTDRIGLTATVSTTYNEPYHLARKFASLDYLSGGRAGWNLVTSATETEAYNFNREKHMEHTLRYERAKEFVEVVTKLWDSWEDDAFVRDKESGIFFEPDKMHIPNHKGKHFSVRGPLNVARPPQGYPVIIQAGSSEDGQELAAQTAEVIFTAQQTLEEAQVFYSGVKARVAKYGRNPDDVKIMPGVFPVIGRTEEEAKDKYEQLQELIHPQVGLGLLAGMIGGFDLSKYPVDGPLPELPETNGGKSRQQLLTDLARRDNLTIRQLYLAIAGARGHRTILGTPVTIADQLEDWFVNGGADGFNIMPPYLPGGLDEFVELVIPELQRRGLFRTEYEGQTLRENLGLPRPVNRFSTAATSPEPLAVGSSA; encoded by the coding sequence ATGAGTACGAAAAGGCAACTAAGACTGGGTGCATTCTTGATGAGTTCTGGTCATCACGTTGCGGCGTGGCGACACCCGGATGCGCAAGCGGACGGCGGTCTCAACTTTGAGCATTTTCGGCAGATCGCCCAGACAGCAGAACGGGGAAAATTTGACATGATTTTCTTTGCTGATGGTGTAGCTGTTCGCCAACGAGGTCAAGGAACTGAGGCTTTGAGTCGTTCGGTAACTGTCCACTTTGAACCGTTAACTTTGCTGTCAGCTTTGTCTGTGGTAACGGATCGCATCGGATTAACAGCGACAGTCTCGACCACATACAATGAACCTTATCATCTTGCCCGTAAGTTTGCTTCCTTAGATTATCTCAGTGGTGGACGTGCTGGCTGGAATCTCGTCACTTCTGCAACCGAAACTGAAGCATACAACTTCAATCGAGAAAAGCACATGGAGCATACACTTCGTTATGAACGTGCTAAAGAGTTTGTGGAGGTTGTGACTAAGCTTTGGGATAGTTGGGAAGATGATGCTTTTGTAAGAGACAAAGAGTCAGGTATTTTCTTCGAGCCTGACAAAATGCACATTCCCAATCACAAAGGTAAGCATTTCTCGGTACGTGGGCCGCTTAATGTAGCTCGTCCACCTCAAGGATATCCGGTAATTATTCAAGCTGGATCTTCTGAAGATGGTCAAGAACTAGCCGCTCAAACAGCAGAGGTAATTTTTACTGCTCAACAAACTCTAGAAGAAGCCCAAGTATTCTATTCTGGTGTGAAGGCGAGAGTAGCTAAATACGGGCGTAACCCTGATGATGTCAAGATTATGCCGGGAGTGTTTCCAGTCATCGGTAGAACTGAGGAGGAAGCTAAGGATAAATACGAGCAACTTCAGGAGTTGATTCATCCGCAGGTTGGATTGGGTTTACTTGCGGGGATGATCGGCGGATTTGATTTATCTAAGTATCCTGTAGACGGGCCTTTACCGGAACTACCAGAAACTAATGGTGGCAAAAGTCGTCAGCAACTGTTAACTGACTTGGCTCGCAGAGATAATTTAACGATTCGACAGTTATATTTAGCGATCGCGGGGGCGCGGGGACATAGAACCATATTAGGAACACCTGTCACAATTGCCGATCAACTAGAGGATTGGTTTGTGAATGGTGGCGCAGATGGGTTCAATATTATGCCGCCTTATTTGCCTGGTGGTTTGGATGAATTTGTAGAACTGGTGATCCCCGAATTGCAACGCCGAGGATTGTTCCGGACAGAGTACGAAGGGCAAA